One genomic window of Sardina pilchardus chromosome 15, fSarPil1.1, whole genome shotgun sequence includes the following:
- the alpi.1 gene encoding alkaline phosphatase, intestinal, tandem duplicate 1: MEAQAELEKEPEYWNAQARGSLEAALRLQPQAHRAKNLILFLGDGMGVSTVSAARILRGQMKGRSGEETVLAMDSFPYLALSKTYSVDRQVADSASTATAYHCGVKANAKTVGLNANAVAYDCNTTFGNEVYSVLHRAKAQGKSVGIVTTTRVQHASPAAAYAHSVSRSWYSDADLPSSARQRGCIDIATQLVTNTDIDVILGGGRMYMSPKGTPDPEYPTSSSRKGDRKDKKNLINIWLNARKGKNAQYVWHKDQFDAVDVKTTDCLMGLFEAKDMRFEVFRNRTRDPSIVDMTEKAIQILSKNPKGFFLFVEGGRIDHGHHDSVAKLALTETVMFDRAVHRASQLTKESETLTVVTADHSHVFTFGGNTPRGNPIFGMHSALLECAPRSCPKEGRR; the protein is encoded by the exons ATGGAGGCCCAAG CAGAGTTGGAGAAGGAGCCAGAATACTGGAATGCCCAGGCCAGAGGATCTCTGGAGGCTGCTCTCCGCCTGCAACCCCAAGCGCATCGCGCCAAGaatctcatcctcttcctcggAGATG gtatGGGTGTCTCCACCGTGTCTGCGGCACGCATCCTGAGGGGTCAGATGAAGGGGCGCTCGGGAGAGGAGACAGTGCTCGCCATGGACAGCTTCCCCTACCTCGCCCTGTCCAAG ACGTACAGTGTGGATAGGCAAGTAGCCGACAGTGCAAGCACGGCCACTGCCTATCACTGTGGTGTGAAGGCCAACGCCAAGACTGTGGGCCTAAATGCCAATGCGGTTGCCTACGACTGTAACACCACTTTTGGCAATGAGGTCTACTCGGTTTTACACCGCGCTAAAGCACAAG ggaaGTCTGTGGGCATTGTGACCACCACCCGTGTCCAACACGCCTCCCCTGCTGCCGCCTACGCACACTCTGTGAGCCGCAGCTGGTACAGCGACGCAGATCTGCCCTCTAGTGCTCGCCAGCGGGGCTGCATAGACATTGCCACACAACTGGTCACCAACACGGACATTGAT gTGATTCTTGGTGGTGGTCGTATGTACATGTCTCCGAAAGGCACCCCAGACCCAGAATACCCTACATCATCCTCACGGAAGGGCGATCGCAAAGACAAGAAGAACCTCATCAACATATGGCTAAATGCCCGGAAG GGAAAGAATGCTCAGTATGTTTGGCACAAGGACCAGTTTGATGCGGTGGATGTGAAAACCACTGACTGCCTCATGG GTCTCTTTGAGGCAAAGGATATGAGGTTTGAGGTGTTCCGCAATCGAACACGAGACCCTTCCATTGTGGATATGACAGAGAAGGCCATCCAGATCCTTAGCAAGAACCCCAAAGGCTTTTTCCTCTTCGTAGAAG GAGGGAGAATTGATCACGGACACCACGATAGTGTGGCAAAATTGGCTCTGACGGAGACAGTGATGTTCGACAGAGCAGTGCACCGGGCATCTCAGCTCACCAAGGAGTCTGAGACTCTTACTGTAGTTACCGCAGACCACTCCCACGTCTTCACCTTTGGAGGAAACACCCCTCGGGGCAACCCCATTTTTGGTATGCACTCTGCTCTTTTGGAATGTGCTCCGAG GTCTTGCCCCAAAGAAGGCAGACGATAG